From one Paracoccus pantotrophus genomic stretch:
- a CDS encoding Lrp/AsnC family transcriptional regulator, whose protein sequence is MSGPSATRQLDAIDLRILRALSRDGRLSNSQLAEKVGLSPSPCWQRTRRLEAEGVIKGYSAILDQSRLGAAETVIIEITLERHDDKVLEEFGRAMAAIPEVQEVWLTTGEYDYLLKVAVSGTRGYEEFLRRKLYRVPGIRNARSIFTLRCLKERGSILPLLAETD, encoded by the coding sequence ATGAGTGGACCTTCTGCCACGCGCCAGCTTGACGCGATCGACCTCAGGATCCTGCGGGCGCTGAGTCGCGACGGGCGGCTGTCCAACAGCCAGCTTGCCGAAAAGGTCGGCCTGTCGCCCAGCCCCTGCTGGCAGCGCACCCGCCGGCTGGAGGCCGAGGGCGTCATCAAGGGCTACAGCGCCATCCTGGACCAGTCGCGCCTGGGCGCCGCCGAAACCGTCATCATCGAGATCACGCTGGAGCGGCACGACGACAAGGTGCTGGAGGAGTTCGGCCGCGCCATGGCCGCCATCCCCGAGGTGCAGGAGGTCTGGCTGACCACCGGCGAATACGACTACCTGCTGAAGGTCGCGGTCAGCGGCACCCGCGGCTACGAGGAGTTTCTGCGCCGCAAGCTTTACCGGGTGCCGGGGATCCGCAACGCCCGCTCGATCTTCACCCTGCGCTGCCTGAAGGAACGCGGCAGCATCCTGCCGCTGCTGGCCGAAACGGATTGA